cgtcTGCCCCGCGCAGGGCTGCCGCCTCTCGTCCCGCCGTCGCACTTCCAgccccgctcggccgccgccAGGTaacggctcctgctgccccagtcgCTCCCAGTCGCTCCCAGTCGCTCCCAGTCtgagcctccctccccccccccccggcaggtccctgccccccccgggggcagagctggaggctgAGAGGAGGCGGAGCCAAAGCCTGGAGGCGGAGCTGGaggtggagaagaggaggagccaaGGGCTAGGGGCGGAGCTGGAGGTGGAAAGGAGGCGGAGCCAAACACTGGAGGCGGAGCtggaggctgagcaggggcgGAGCCAGAGCCTGGAGGTGGAGAGGAGGCGGAGCCAGAGCCTGGaggcggagctggaggcagagaggaggcggAGCCAGAGCCTGGAGGCGGAGCTAGAGGCTGAGCAGGGGCGGAGCCAGAGCCTGGAGGCGGAGCTAGAGGTGGAGAGGAGGCGGAGCCAGAGCCTGGAGGCGGAGCTAGAGGTGGAGAGGAGGCGGAGCCAGAGCCTGGAGGCGGAGAGGAGGCGGAGCCAAACACTGGAGGCGGAGCtggaggctgagcaggggcgGAGCCAGAGCCTGGGGGCGGAGCTGGAGGTGGAGAGGAGGCGGGGCCAGAGCCTGGAGGCGGAGCTGGAGGTGGAGAGGAGGCGGGGCCAGAGCCTGGAGGCGGAGCTGGAGGTGGAGAGGAGGCGGGGCCAGAGCCTGGAGGCGGAGCTTGTCACCCAGGGGTGGGGCCGCAGCCTGGGggcggagctggaggaggaggaggggcaggTGAGGCCCCAATGTCCCCCCCcatgtcaccccccccccaggtgtcccCGCCATgtccccacgggggggggggggctgggccgtgtcgtcccccccccacgtccccccccacgtccccccccgtgtccccccccacgtccccccccgtgtcgtccccccccgtgtccccccccgtgtccccccccgtgtcccccccccgtgtgtcccccccgtgtccccacgtcccccccccgtgtccccgcaggCGGCCGCCCTGCGCCATGTCCTGGCcctgcaggagctggagctgagccagcaggtgccggggggggcggcgggtgccgggggggtcagcgggtgccggggggtcAGCGGGTGCtgggtgggtgccgggggggtcggcgggtgccggggggctgTCGGGGGGGTCGGCGGGTGCCGGGTGCCGGGCGGGtgccgggtgccgggggggtgccgggggtcggcgggtgccgggggtcaGCGGGTGccgggtgggtgccggggggtcagtgggtgccgggggggtgccggggggtcggcgggtgccgggggtcagcgggtgccccccccccaggcgcCGGGAGGGTCAGCGGGTGCCGGGTGGGTGCCGGGGGtcggcgggtgccgggggtcaGCGGGTGCCGGGTGGGTGCCGGGGGTCGGCGGGTGCCGGGTGCCGGGTGGGTGCCGGGTGCCGGGTGGGTGCCGGGGGtcggcgggtgccgggggtcagcgggtgccgggggggtgccgggggggtgccgggggtcagCGGGTGCCGGGTGGGTGCCGGGGgtcagcgggtgccgggggggtgccgggggggtgccgggggtcagCGGGTGCCGGGTGGGTGCCGGGGGTcagcgggtgcccccccccaggcgccgggggggtcagcgggtgccgggggggtgtcgggggggtcggcgggtgctgggggtcggcgggtgccgggggtcagcgggtgcccccccccaggcgccgggggggtcagcgggtgccgggggggtgccgggggtcagcgggtgccgggggtcggcgggtgccgggtgggtgctgggggtcagcgggtgccgggggtcaGCGGGTGCCCCCCGCCAGGCGCCGGGGGGGTCAGTGGGTGCCGGGTGGGTGCCGGGGGtcggcgggtgccgggggtcagcgggtgccccccccaggcgccgggggggtcagcgggtgCCGGGTGGGTGCCGGGGGTCAGCGGGTGCTGGGGGGATGTCGGGGGGGtcggcgggtgccgggggtcaGCGGGTGCTGGGGGTtggcgggcgccgggggggtgccgggggtcggcgggtgccgggggtcagcgggtgccgggggggcgccgggggggtgccgggggtcggcgggtgccgggggggtgccgggggtcggcgggtgccgggcgggtgccgggggtcggcgggtgccgggggggcgccgggggggtgccgggggtcggcgggtgccgggggtcagcgggtgccgggggtcggcgggtgccgggggtcagcgggtgcccccccccaggcgccgggggggcgccgggcgccgctggcCCGCTGGCGGGGGAAGGTCTTCgcgctgctggtgcagctgcgGGCGCAGGAcgaggggcagcggcgggcggagGGCGCCCTGCGCCGCCaggtgggccggacgccggggcccctcgccggggggggcggggggtgacccggacgcctgggcccctcggcgggggcaggggggtgacccggacacctgggtccctccgccccggggggggtgacccggatgcctgggcccctggggggtgggggggtgacccggacgcctgggccctctggggtgggggtgacccggacgcctgggccccttgggggtgggggtgacccggacgccggggcccgtcGGGGGTGGGGGTGACCCGGACGCTGGGGCCCCtcgccggggggggtggggtgggggtgacccggacgccggggccccttgggggtggggggggatggggggggtgacccggacgccggggcccctcgccggggggggtggggtggggtgggggtgacccggacgccggggcccctcgccggggggggatggggggtgacccggacgccggggccctctgGGGTGggggtgacccggacgcctgggccccttgggggtgggggtgacccggacacctgggcccctcgccggggggggtggggtggggtgggggtgacccggacgccggggccccggcaggtggcggcgctggaggcggcgctggccggggggaggcgccgggcggcccggctggagctggggctgcgcCAGGGGGCGGCCGCCATCGAGGGGGAGCGGCGCCACGCCCGGGTGAGCCGGCCGTCACCGCGCCACCGCGTCACCCTGTCACCGCGTCACCCTGCCACCGCGCCACCGCGTCACCCTGCCACCGCGTCACCCTGCCACCCTGCCACCGCGTCACCGCGCCACCGCGTCACCCCGCCACCGCGTCACCCCGCCACCGCGTCACCCTGTCACCCTATCACTGCGTCACCCTGTCGCCCTATCACTGCGTCACCGCGTCACCTGTCACCGTGTCACCTGTCACCCTGCCACTGTGTCACCCTGTCACCCTGCCACCGCATCACCGGTCACCGTGTCACCGGTCACCGTGTCACCTGTCACCGCATCACCCTGCCACCGCGCCACCCTGCCACCGCGTCCCGCGTCACCCTGCCACCGCGCCACCGCGTCACCCTACCACCGCGTCACCCTGCCACCGCGTCACCGCGTCACCCTGCCACTGCGTCACCCTGCCACCGCGCCCCGCGTCACCCTGCCACCGCGCCACCCTGTCACCGCGCCACCGCGCCACCGCATCACCCTGCCACCGCACCACCCTGTCACCGCGTCACCTGTCACCGCAGCCCATCACCCTCTCACTGTGTCACCCTGCCACTGCATCACCATGTGCCTGTCACCACATCACCATGTTGCCACGTCACCCTGCCACTACATCACTGTGTCACCACATCACCGTGTCACCACGTCACCGTGTCACCATGGCACCCCATCACCACGCCACCGCATCACCCCCCCACCGCGTCACCCTGTCACCATGTCGCCCTGTCACCATGGCCCCCCATCACCATGTCATCATGGCCACCGTGTCACCCTGCCACCGCGTCACCACGCCACCCCGTCCCCATGTCACCCTGCCACCGCGTCAGCCTGTCACTGTGTCACTGTCACCGCATCACCCTGTCACCGTGGCTCCCCGTCACCCTGCCACGTCACCCTACCACTGCGTCACCGCGTCACCCTGCCACCGCAGCCCCGTCACCGTGGTCCCACGTCCCTGTGTCACCCCATGGCCCCCTGACaccccgtccccgcgtccccggcggtgtccccaggggctggcggAGGCGCTGGCCCGGGCCGGGGTCCTCGAGGTCGGGCTGCGGCGCCGGGCGGAGGTGGCCgaggcggcgctggcggccgcgctGGCGGCCACCCGCAGGTACCGCGTCCCCCCGCGTCACCCCGTGTCACCCCGCGTCACCTCGTGTCGCCCCGCGTCACTGTCACCCTGCATCAACTTTGTGTCACCCCGTGTCACCCTGTGTCCCCCCGCGTCACCCCATGTCACCCCGCGTCACCCTGTGTCACCCTGCGTCACCCCACATCACCCTGTGTCACCCCGCGTCACCGTGTCACCCCATGTCACCGTGTCACCCCACGTCACCCCGCGTCACTCTGTGTCACCCATCACCCCGTGTCACCCCGCGTCACTCTCACCCTGCGTCAACCTTGTGTCACCCCACATCACCctgtgtccccccgcgtccccccatgTCACCCCGTGTCACTCTGTGTCACCCCACATCACCCTGTGTCACCCCCATGTCACCCCGCGTCCCCATCACCCTGCATCAACCTTGTGTCACCCCACATCACCCTGTGTCACCCCGCGTCACCCCACGTCGCCGTGTCACCCTGCGTCACCCCACATCACCCTGTGTCACCCTGTGTCAccgtgtccccatcccgcgtGTCCCCGTCCCTGTGTGTCACTGTGTCCCCGCATGTCCCCACAGGTCCCcatgcgtccccgtgtccccacgtccccgtgtgtcaccccgtccccatcccatgtgTCGCTGCGTCACCACGTCCCCTTCCGCTGCGTGTCCTTGCGTGTCCCCGTGTgtcatgtccccgtgtccccgcacgTCGCCATGTGTCCCCATCCCGTGTGTCACCCTGTCCCCACGGCCTTCACGCCTTGCCGTGTCACCACGTCCCCGCATGTCACCGTGTCCCGTCCCGTCCGTCCCCACGTCCTTCATGTGTCACCGTGTCCCTGTgtcgtgtcccgtgtccccacccGTCCCTGCGTCACCGcgtccccgcgtgtccccgcaggctggggcaggCGCTGGCCGGGCGCGAGGCCGAGCTGGCGGCGGCCACCCGGCGCCTCGATGGCTTCGGTcaccgcctggccctggtggacCGGCACCTGCGCCGCCTCCGAGGTGAGGGGACATGGCGGGGACACTGCGGGGACGCCCATGGGGACGCCACAGGGACGTCTATGGGGACATTGTGGGGACACCCATAGGGACACTGCGGAGACACCACAGGAACATCCATGGGGACTCCTACGGGGACATCCGTGGGGACATCTGTGGGGACACTGCAGGGACATCCATGGGGACGTCCATGGGGACACTGTAGGGACATCCATGGGGATTCCTATGGGGACATCCGTGGGGACATCTGTGGGGACACTGCGGGGACATCCATGGGGACGTCCATGGGGACACTGTAGGGACATCCATGGGGATTCCTACGGGGACACCACAGGGACACTGTAGGGACATCGATGGGGACACCCATGGGGACATtgtggggacaccatggggacatgcATAGGGACACTGCGGGGACAGCATGGGGACATCCATGGGGACTCCTACGGGGACACCACAGGGACACTGCAGGGACATCTGTGGGGACTCCTATGGGGACACCACAGGGACACTAAGGACATCCGTGGGGACACTGCAGGGACATCCATGGGGACGTCCATGGGGACACCACAGGGACATCTATGGGGACACTGCGGAGACACCATGGGAACATCCATGGGGACACTGCAGGGACATCTGTGGGGACTCCTACGGGGACACCACAGGGACACTGTAGGGACATCGATGGGGTCATCCATGGGGACATGCATAGGGACACTGCGGGGACAGCATGGGGACATCCATGGGGACACCACAGGCACACTGTGGGGACTCCTATGGGGACACTGTGGTGACAcccatggggacaccatggggacctCTCAGGGACACCCACGGTGACACCCTGGGGTCATGCCGGGGACACCTATCTGGACCCTGCGGTGACATCcatggggacaccgtgggggTCCCGTGGGGACGCCCGTCGCGGCGGCCCCATCCGTCACCGCTGTCCCTTGTCCCCAGGGCGggtggccctggccccggcggggGACATGTAAGTTGGGacagggcacccggacgcctgggtccccggggggggggaccccaagGGTGGCAGGGGGACCTGGGGGTGACAaggggaccctggggaccccaggggtggcagagggacctgggaggtGACAAAGGGACCCTGGGGATCCTGGAGGTGACAAGGGGACCCTGGGAGTGGCAGGTGACCCCAGGGGTGACAAGGTGACCCTGGGGGGTGACAaggggaccctggggaccccaggggtGACAAGGGGAGCCTGGGGGTGGCAGGTGACCCCAGGGGTGACAAGGGGACCCTGGAGATCCTGGGGGTGACAAGGGGACCCTGGGGGGTGACAaggggaccctggggaccccaggggtgacaaggggaccctggggggtgacaaggggaccctggggaccccaggggtGGCAGAGGGACCTGGGAAGTGACAaggggaccctggggaccccaggggtGACAAGGTGACCCTGAGGGGTGACAaggggaccctggggaccccaggggtGACAAGGGGACCCTGGAGATCCTGGGGGTGACAaggggaccctggggaccccaggggtggcagagggacctgggaggtGACAAGGTGACCCTGGGGGGTGACAaggggaccctggggaccccaggggtggcagagggacctgggaggtGACAAAGGGGACACCGGTGGTGGCAGCTGGCaccggggggagaggggagggtggcaggggacgttggggacatggggggggtgacaagggggcggcggggggggggaccccgcgTCCCCGCCGTTACAGGCTGCCGCCGTCCCCAGCCCGGTGGCCCGGCCGGCCGAGGTGACAGCGGAGGGGACACGAGACGCCGGCCCGAGGCGCCGTGAGTggggacacggtggggggggggggagacatcGGAGGGGGGACGCGGTGGCCCGATGCCACCCCGCAGCACCCTGCTGGAGCTGgtgtccccacggtgtccccgcAGCGGTGGCCCCGGCCTGGGTGCGACATCAGGCCAGGCCGGTCCGGGAGGTGACACGGGACGAGGTGACACGGGACGAGGTGGCATCGGATGAGGTGACACGGGACGAGGTGACGTGGGACGAGGTGACGCCGGAGGTGACGCGGCTCTGGGTGCCACCTGGTCCCCAACTACTGGTATGGagaggggacgcggcggggggggtgacacatggggacagggacacggggacacagggatgaGGGTGGCATGGGACAAGGACATGGGAACACAGGTGACacgtggggacacagggacaaagGTGACACAGGGACACGGGGTGACACATGGGGACAGGGCCATGGTGGGAGGTGACACAGGGATGAGGGTGACACGGGTggcacatggggacacagggatggggacacgggggacaggggacatggtgGCAGTGTCACCACGGGCTGCCTGTGTCACCACTGTCCTCCCAGGTGCCACCGCGCGGGGACCAGCTGTcacccccccggtccccccccggcAGAGGTAGGTGTCCCCAACACCCCCAAGAGTCCCCTGACACCCTGGTGCCACCACCGGTGTcacccccggtgtcccccccccaaTGCCACGTGACACCTCACTGCCACCTCTGTGTCACCCCGGTGccacccctgggtgctgccacccttgtgccaccccccccccggtgtcaccCCGGCAGCGGCACTGGGGACGCTGGtgcggcggctgcgggcgctgGGCGCCGCCATCCTGGGGGACGAGGACGGCGACGGCCACCCCTGACCccgccggggggcccaggcgtccgggtgagtgtgttccccccacccccagtgccaCCAGTCCCgtgtcacccccccccctttgTCACCTCAAGGGTCACCTTGGAGGGGGGTGGCTGTGTCCCTGCAGTCCCGTGTCCCCTCGTGTCACCACCCCAGGGTCACCCCCCCCTTGTCACCCGGAGGGGGGTTGTGTCCTCCCAGTGCCACCAGTGTCCTCCCAGTCCTGTGTCCCCTCGTGTCAccaccccagggtcccccccctTGTCActcggggggggggttgtgtccTCCCAGTGCCACCAGTGTCCTCCCAGTCCTGTGTCCCCTCGTGTCACCACCCCAGGGTCACCCTCCCCTTGTCACCCGGGGGGGGGTTGTGTCCTCCCAGTGCCACCAGTGTCCTCCCAGTCCCGTGTCCCCTCGTGTCAccaccccagggtccccccccGGCCCGTGTCACCCCCCCTTGTCACCTGGGGGGGGGTTGTGTCCTCCCAGTGCCACCCAGTGCCACCCAGTGCCACCAGTGTCCTCCCAGTCCCATGTCCCTTCGTgtcccccagggtccccccccgGCCCGTGTCACCCCCCTTGTCACCCGGAGGGGGGGGGTTGTGTCCTCCCAGTGCCACCAGTGTCCTCCCAGTCCCgtgtcccccaggtccccccagcGGCTCCCCCGGGGTCCCCTTGTCccatgtcccctcgtgtcccccccaggtccccccccccccgtcccgcgTCCCCCAGGTCCCCGCAGCCCTGGTCTCTTCGCAGGTGGCCGCGCCGTGTCCCCTCCCCGCTGGTGGCCCCAGCAGCCGGGATTAAACCGGGGCCGCGATGGCCCCCGACGTCCCCAAGGTCCCCGCGTCCCCCGTGTCCGCGCCGGGTGTCACCCGCCGTCCCCCGCGTCGCCGCCGTCCTGCCGCCTCGggatgtccccatgtccccggggggggggtggcctgGTGTCACCGACATCCTGGTGTCACCAGTGTCCCCCGCATCACAGGGTCACCATCGCCGGTGTCCCCACTGTCACTggtgcccccagtgtccccagtgtcaccACTGTCAGTGCTGTGCCCAGTGGCCCCCAGTGTCACCACTGTtaccagtgtccccagtgtcacTGGTGTCCCCAGTATCTCCAGTGTCACCACTGTCACCATCTCTGGTGTCCCTACTGTGACTGGTGTCCCCAGTGTCACCACTGTCACTGGTGCCCCCAGTGCCACCATCTCTGGTGTCCCCGCTGTCACTGGTGCCCCCAGTATTCCCAGTGTCACCACTGTCACTGGTGCCCCCAGTGCCACCATCTCTGGTGCCCTCAGTGGCCCCCCCAGTATCCCCAGTGTCACCACTGTCACTGGTGCCCCCAGTGCCACCATCTCTGGTGTCCCTGCTGTCACTGGTGCCCCCAGTATCCCCAGTGTCACAACTGTCACTGGTGCCCCCAGTGCCACCATCTCTGGTGCCCTCAGTGGCCCCCCAGTATCCCCAGTGTAACCACTGTCAGTGGTGTCCCAGTGTCACCAGTGCCACCATCTCTGGTGTCCCCATTGCCACTGGTGTCCCCAGTATCCCCAGTGTCACCATCTCTGGTGTTCCTACTGTCACTGGTGCCCCCCCGGCCACCAGTGTCCCCAGTATCCTGGTGTCCCCAGTGTCACACTGTCCCTAGTATCTCCAGTGTCCCCACTGTCACTGGTGTCCTGGTGTCCCCACTGTCACTGGTGCTCCCCCCCAGTATCCTGGTGTCCCCACTGTCACTGGTGTCCTGGTGTCACCAGTGCCACCATCTCTGGTGTCCCCACTGTCACTgaagccccagtgccccccagtatcaCTGGTGTCACCAGTGCCACCATCTCTGGTGGCCCCACTGTCACTGATGTCCCCAGTGTCACTGGTGTCCCCGTTGTcccccaccggggggggggggcgccgctgGTTGCCATGACAACGCCCCGCCCTCCCATTGGCCGCGACCGCAGTGTGCGCTCCTCATTGGATGGCCCCGCGCGCGTCATGGTGGCACCGGAAACGGAAATGCCCAGAAGGGGTGGGGCCTCATGGAGGGGGCggagccggggcagagctgggatcagcCCCAAAACCACGCTCAAACCTCCCCAAAACGACGCTCAAGACCCCCAAAACCAAGCTCAACCTCCAAGACCAACCTCAAACCCCCCAAACCAAGCTcaagaccccccccaaaaccaagcTCAACCTCCAAGACCAACTTCAACCCCCCAAACCAAACTCAAGACCCC
This window of the Struthio camelus isolate bStrCam1 chromosome 36, bStrCam1.hap1, whole genome shotgun sequence genome carries:
- the LOC138063819 gene encoding uncharacterized protein; translated protein: MAADRLEPPGAFGLPPLVPPSHFQPRSAAARSLPPPGAELEAERRRSQSLEAELEVEKRRSQGLGAELEVERRRSQTLEAELEAEQGRSQSLEVERRRSQSLEAELEAERRRSQSLEAELEAEQGRSQSLEAELEVERRRSQSLEAELEVERRRSQSLEAERRRSQTLEAELEAEQGRSQSLGAELEVERRRGQSLEAELVTQGWGRSLGAELEEEEGQAAALRHVLALQELELSQQAPGGRRAPLARWRGKVFALLVQLRAQDEGQRRAEGALRRQVAALEAALAGGRRRAARLELGLRQGAAAIEGERRHARPITLSLCHPATASPCACHHITMLPRHPATTSLCHHITVSPRHRVTMAPHHHATASPPHRVTLSPCRPVTMAPHHHVIMATVSPCHRVTTPPRPHVTLPPRQPVTVSLSPHHPVTVAPRHPATSPYHCVTASPCHRSPVTVVPRPCVTPWPPDTPSPRPRRCPQGLAEALARAGVLEVGLRRRAEVAEAALAAALAATRRLGQALAGREAELAAATRRLDGFGHRLALVDRHLRRLRGTPTVTPWGHAGDTYLDPAVTSMGTPWGSRGDARRGGPIRHRCPLSPGRVALAPAGDIPVARPAEVTAEGTRDAGPRRPVAPAWVRHQARPVREVTRDEVTRDEVASDEVTRDEVTWDEVTPEVTRLWVPPGPQLLVPPRGDQLSPPRSPPGRAALGTLVRRLRALGAAILGDEDGDGHP